The proteins below come from a single Deinococcus humi genomic window:
- a CDS encoding Gfo/Idh/MocA family protein has product MRVGIIGAGDISGIYLKNAAAVTPFEVVAIADLSAERARSRADEYGVRQVLTPEELLAHPDVDVVLNLTVPAAHAEVSRAALEAGKHVYGEKPLALNREDGLVLVTLAEARGLWLGSAPDTFLGGGLQTCRQLIDQGVIGQPLAATAFMLSHGVEAWHGNPDFFYQPGAGPLFDMGPYYLTALISLLGPVRTVTGQAVSGFQERVITTARRYGERIAVQTPTHVTALLGFTSGAAATLITSFDVWHAQVPRIEIYGSEGTLSVPDPNTFGGPVRLRLAQDKEWRELVPEGPYTQNSRGLGLSDLIASVHEGRAPRASGQLALHVLDAMQSTLESAEAGRSLTLTTTATRPEPLLNAAPAPQR; this is encoded by the coding sequence ATGCGGGTCGGCATCATCGGTGCCGGGGACATCAGCGGCATCTATCTGAAAAACGCCGCCGCCGTCACGCCATTCGAGGTGGTGGCCATCGCCGACCTGTCCGCCGAGCGGGCCCGCAGCCGGGCAGACGAGTACGGCGTGCGGCAGGTCCTGACGCCTGAAGAACTCCTGGCGCATCCGGACGTGGACGTGGTCTTGAACCTCACCGTCCCGGCCGCGCACGCCGAGGTCAGCCGCGCGGCCCTCGAGGCCGGTAAGCACGTGTACGGTGAGAAGCCGCTGGCCCTCAACAGGGAAGACGGTCTGGTGCTGGTGACGCTCGCTGAGGCGCGGGGCCTGTGGCTGGGCAGCGCTCCGGATACCTTCCTGGGGGGCGGCCTGCAGACTTGCCGACAGCTGATTGATCAGGGTGTGATCGGCCAGCCCCTGGCCGCAACGGCGTTCATGCTGAGCCACGGGGTCGAGGCGTGGCACGGCAATCCGGACTTCTTCTACCAGCCTGGGGCCGGCCCACTGTTTGACATGGGGCCGTATTACCTGACGGCCCTGATCAGCCTGCTCGGCCCGGTCCGCACGGTGACGGGACAGGCCGTCAGCGGCTTCCAGGAACGCGTGATCACGACTGCCAGGCGCTACGGCGAGCGCATTGCGGTGCAGACCCCCACCCATGTGACGGCCCTGCTCGGCTTTACCTCGGGGGCAGCCGCGACCCTGATCACCAGCTTCGACGTGTGGCACGCCCAGGTGCCGCGGATCGAGATTTACGGCAGTGAAGGCACGCTGAGCGTACCCGACCCCAATACCTTTGGTGGGCCGGTGCGGCTGCGGCTCGCCCAGGACAAGGAGTGGCGTGAGCTTGTCCCCGAAGGCCCCTACACGCAAAACAGCCGGGGTCTGGGCCTGAGTGATCTGATTGCCAGCGTGCACGAAGGGCGCGCGCCGCGCGCCAGCGGGCAGCTGGCCCTTCACGTCCTCGACGCCATGCAAAGCACCCTGGAAAGTGCCGAGGCTGGCCGTAGCCTCACCCTCACGACCACCGCCACACGCCCCGAACCGCTGCTGAACGCGGCGCCGGCCCCGCAGAGGTAA
- a CDS encoding class II aldolase/adducin family protein, with translation MRAGLQSRLAAEARDLYARGLTTSTGGNLSHRYGEGFLVSGTNTAFARQLPEDFALCDLQGLPVTGPRPSKEAAFHAAIYRARPDVHAVLHLHASDSLALSCLAAPTEHGNVLPVHSSYAVTRVGRVPLLPYLPPGGVALAEAVGRACHGVGALLLQNHGVITHARDLIEARDILEELEQNVRVWLASHGQARVLSDDELIDANGRAAHGAPIAPGEQRPRLLAHVQGWV, from the coding sequence ATGAGGGCCGGACTCCAGAGCCGCCTCGCGGCTGAGGCGCGGGACCTGTACGCGCGCGGGTTGACCACCTCCACCGGGGGGAACCTCAGTCACCGGTACGGCGAGGGCTTCCTGGTCAGCGGCACGAACACCGCCTTCGCGCGGCAATTGCCCGAGGATTTTGCGTTGTGCGACCTTCAAGGCTTGCCCGTGACCGGTCCCAGGCCGTCCAAAGAAGCCGCGTTCCACGCCGCCATCTACCGCGCGCGGCCAGATGTTCACGCCGTGCTGCACCTGCACGCCAGCGACTCGCTGGCGCTGTCGTGCCTTGCGGCGCCCACCGAGCACGGCAACGTCTTGCCAGTGCATTCCAGCTACGCGGTGACCCGCGTGGGCCGTGTGCCGCTGCTTCCATACCTTCCCCCCGGCGGCGTGGCGCTTGCTGAGGCGGTTGGCCGCGCCTGCCACGGCGTGGGCGCCCTGCTGCTGCAAAACCACGGCGTGATCACCCACGCACGCGACCTGATTGAGGCGCGCGACATCCTGGAGGAACTCGAGCAGAACGTCCGCGTATGGCTGGCCTCACACGGTCAGGCGCGCGTGCTCAGCGACGACGAGCTGATAGACGCAAATGGGCGTGCGGCGCACGGCGCCCCCATCGCGCCTGGCGAGCAGCGCCCCCGCCTGCTGGCGCACGTGCAGGGATGGGTATGA
- a CDS encoding Gfo/Idh/MocA family protein, with product MSLRWGFLGASRIGNALAPAMQAAGHTLVGVAARDPARAEAYARKHGFARTYSTYEALLQAPDIDAVYNPLPNHLHFQWSAHALEAGKHVLCEKPFMLNAAEVRQLMALQRRSGRIIAEAFMHRHHPQYAEALALIASGELGDPRTASAGYRFTLNNPGDYRWDADKGGGALYDVGCYCVSALRLLLGREPVRVGAAAHDRLGIDATLVGWLDFGDGFTAHFDCSVEASGGQHLQLVGSKTTLSMDVPFGPHKRTAHLDVGERRFVYPPSDPYEVMVADFGHAVQANAEPRWGLADALAQATVLDALFDSARRQEVVSLPAPETDR from the coding sequence ATGAGTTTGCGCTGGGGTTTCCTGGGCGCGTCCCGCATCGGCAACGCACTGGCGCCCGCCATGCAGGCCGCTGGTCATACACTGGTGGGCGTTGCGGCGCGCGATCCCGCCCGCGCAGAGGCCTACGCCCGCAAGCACGGCTTTGCCCGCACATATTCGACCTATGAGGCCCTGCTTCAGGCCCCCGACATCGATGCCGTCTACAATCCGCTTCCCAATCATCTCCATTTTCAGTGGAGTGCCCACGCCCTGGAAGCGGGAAAACATGTGCTGTGCGAAAAACCATTCATGCTGAATGCCGCCGAGGTGCGCCAGTTGATGGCGCTGCAGCGGCGTTCCGGACGGATCATCGCTGAAGCGTTCATGCACCGGCACCACCCCCAGTACGCGGAGGCCCTCGCGCTGATCGCCTCGGGTGAGCTGGGAGACCCGCGCACCGCCAGCGCGGGATACCGTTTCACCCTGAACAACCCTGGCGATTACCGCTGGGACGCAGACAAGGGCGGCGGCGCCCTGTACGACGTCGGCTGTTATTGCGTCAGCGCGCTGCGTCTTCTGCTGGGCCGGGAACCTGTCCGGGTCGGTGCCGCCGCGCACGATCGGCTGGGCATCGACGCCACCCTGGTCGGCTGGCTGGATTTTGGCGACGGATTCACGGCGCACTTCGATTGCAGCGTTGAGGCCAGCGGCGGCCAGCATCTTCAACTGGTGGGATCGAAGACCACCTTGAGCATGGATGTCCCGTTCGGGCCGCACAAACGCACCGCGCACCTTGACGTAGGCGAACGCCGATTCGTGTACCCGCCCAGCGACCCCTACGAGGTTATGGTGGCCGATTTCGGTCATGCGGTCCAGGCGAACGCTGAGCCGCGCTGGGGTCTGGCCGACGCTCTGGCGCAGGCGACGGTTCTGGACGCCCTCTTCGACAGTGCCCGGCGGCAGGAGGTGGTGTCGCTGCCAGCACCTGAGACGGACCGCTGA
- a CDS encoding carbohydrate kinase family protein, with translation MTGVLACGGAVMDFVNGGQDGWQVRAGGSAWNVARVLASLGLPTAFVGTLSTDPFGDRLAQEGSGQGIDLRFTPRVDAPTAVSVIHRSHPAQYAFYAENAADSQFSGLATDAWSGAGAAYFGGITLVRDPARASFLLLAREARRRGLLTVYDPNYRPQLADAYRAVYAEYVALANLIKVSEDDLTGLMPHLTPAEGLAQLRALNPAATVLLTLGEQGARLIGPDAEVGHAGYPVHVADTVGAGDASIGGLLYATLRAPPVPPPERLAFALACAAAACTRTGAHAPTLTEILTVQKECT, from the coding sequence ATGACCGGGGTGCTCGCGTGTGGCGGCGCCGTCATGGACTTTGTGAACGGCGGTCAGGACGGCTGGCAGGTCCGCGCCGGCGGCAGCGCCTGGAACGTCGCGCGCGTGCTGGCCTCCCTGGGTTTGCCCACGGCCTTCGTCGGCACACTCAGCACCGATCCTTTCGGGGACCGTCTGGCCCAGGAAGGCAGCGGGCAGGGCATCGATCTGCGCTTCACGCCGCGTGTCGATGCTCCCACAGCCGTGTCGGTGATTCACCGCAGCCACCCTGCCCAGTACGCCTTTTACGCTGAGAACGCCGCAGACTCACAGTTCAGCGGCTTGGCTACGGACGCCTGGTCAGGCGCGGGCGCCGCGTACTTTGGCGGCATTACCCTGGTGCGCGACCCGGCCCGCGCATCCTTCTTGCTCCTGGCGCGTGAAGCGCGCCGCCGCGGCCTGCTGACCGTCTATGACCCGAACTACCGCCCGCAGCTTGCAGATGCCTACCGCGCGGTCTACGCGGAATATGTCGCGCTGGCGAACCTGATCAAGGTGTCGGAAGACGACCTCACCGGCCTGATGCCCCACCTCACGCCCGCCGAAGGCCTGGCGCAGCTGCGCGCCCTGAATCCCGCCGCCACGGTTCTGCTGACCCTGGGTGAGCAGGGCGCGCGCCTGATCGGCCCCGACGCCGAGGTTGGGCACGCCGGTTACCCTGTTCACGTTGCCGATACCGTCGGCGCGGGCGACGCCAGCATTGGCGGTCTCCTGTACGCCACCTTGCGTGCCCCGCCGGTGCCCCCTCCAGAACGCCTGGCCTTCGCTCTGGCCTGTGCGGCGGCCGCCTGCACCCGCACCGGCGCGCACGCCCCGACCCTCACCGAGATTCTCACTGTTCAGAAGGAGTGCACATGA
- a CDS encoding ThuA domain-containing protein translates to MTATSPRALIVSGGWPGHQPHQFAEVICGMLESAGLQVTVADTLEILDDADTLRDYALIVPNWTMGRLSGDQSRHLRAAVEAGTGLGGFHGGMGDAFREDTDYQFMVGGQFVAHPGGIRRYQVDLTATSHPITHGLSGFEIESEQYYMHVDPSNTVLATTTFGGEHVAWIEGTVIPAAWVRPYGKGRVFYSSVGHDPREFAHPTVAELHRRGLLWAARRLG, encoded by the coding sequence ATGACTGCGACCTCCCCCCGCGCCCTGATTGTTTCTGGTGGCTGGCCCGGCCACCAACCACACCAATTCGCCGAGGTCATCTGCGGCATGCTGGAAAGCGCCGGCCTGCAGGTCACCGTTGCCGACACGCTCGAGATCCTGGACGACGCTGACACACTGCGCGACTATGCTCTGATCGTGCCGAACTGGACCATGGGTCGCCTGAGCGGCGACCAGAGCAGACATCTGCGGGCCGCAGTGGAGGCCGGCACAGGTCTAGGCGGGTTTCACGGCGGGATGGGCGACGCGTTCCGTGAAGACACCGATTACCAGTTCATGGTGGGCGGGCAGTTCGTGGCCCACCCCGGCGGCATCCGCCGTTACCAGGTCGACCTGACAGCCACCAGTCACCCCATCACGCACGGCCTGAGCGGCTTCGAGATCGAAAGCGAGCAGTACTACATGCATGTCGATCCGTCCAACACGGTCCTGGCCACCACCACCTTCGGCGGTGAGCACGTGGCGTGGATTGAGGGGACGGTCATCCCGGCCGCCTGGGTCCGCCCGTACGGGAAGGGCCGGGTGTTCTATTCGTCGGTCGGCCATGACCCCCGGGAATTCGCGCACCCCACGGTTGCCGAACTGCACCGGCGGGGGCTGCTTTGGGCAGCCCGGAGACTGGGCTGA
- the nagA gene encoding N-acetylglucosamine-6-phosphate deacetylase: MQELWIHNVRIVTESGVMDNGGVLVRGGRLAQVGTGPCPGEARVIDGHGQLLIPGMIDVHIHGALGHNMMDGTRRSIEEVSRACAATGCTAFLVTSVSSTLDALLRLIDRVHEVVGQEPGARIAGIHTEGPYLNVHRKGMQNQAFLRHPSLTEMQQVLDHAGPLLKMVTLAPELPGGLALTRALANQGVIVALAHSDATYDQATAAFREGASHVTHCFNGMRPIHHREPGLIVAAFEQPQVSVQAIVDGVHLHPAMVRLMHRVKGPERMVLITDALQAMGMGDGVYTFGGHQVTVHGGVARLEDGTLASSTVSLNQALRNTTELGIALTDAVAMAATTPADLLGLPHKGRIAVGADADLVLLDSQFQVTWTMIGGELVYGAMS; this comes from the coding sequence GTGCAAGAACTCTGGATTCACAATGTCCGGATCGTGACCGAATCCGGTGTGATGGACAATGGGGGCGTGCTGGTGCGGGGAGGGCGCCTGGCGCAGGTGGGGACTGGCCCCTGCCCCGGAGAGGCACGGGTCATCGACGGACACGGGCAACTGTTGATTCCAGGAATGATCGATGTTCATATCCACGGGGCCCTGGGGCACAACATGATGGACGGCACGCGCCGCAGCATCGAGGAGGTCTCCCGGGCCTGCGCGGCGACCGGCTGCACGGCGTTCCTGGTCACTTCAGTCAGTTCGACCCTGGATGCGCTGCTGCGGCTGATCGACCGGGTACACGAGGTGGTCGGTCAGGAGCCTGGGGCCCGGATTGCCGGGATCCACACCGAGGGCCCGTACCTGAATGTCCACCGGAAAGGAATGCAGAATCAGGCCTTTTTACGGCATCCCAGCCTCACGGAAATGCAGCAGGTGTTGGACCACGCCGGCCCGCTGCTGAAGATGGTAACCCTGGCGCCGGAGCTCCCTGGGGGCCTAGCGCTCACGAGGGCCCTGGCGAACCAGGGCGTCATTGTCGCGCTGGCCCATTCGGACGCCACGTACGATCAGGCCACCGCCGCCTTCCGGGAGGGGGCCAGTCACGTTACCCACTGTTTCAACGGTATGCGTCCGATTCATCACCGCGAGCCCGGCCTGATCGTGGCCGCCTTTGAACAACCCCAGGTCAGCGTACAGGCCATCGTCGATGGCGTTCACTTACATCCGGCCATGGTCCGGCTTATGCACCGGGTCAAGGGCCCGGAGCGCATGGTCCTTATCACCGACGCCCTACAGGCCATGGGCATGGGCGACGGGGTATATACCTTTGGCGGCCATCAGGTCACGGTGCACGGTGGCGTCGCGCGGCTTGAGGACGGCACGCTCGCGTCCAGTACCGTCAGCCTGAATCAGGCCCTGCGCAACACCACTGAACTTGGCATCGCCCTGACCGACGCGGTTGCCATGGCCGCGACAACGCCAGCTGACCTGCTCGGGCTGCCGCACAAGGGGCGCATTGCAGTCGGCGCAGACGCCGATCTGGTGCTGCTCGACTCCCAGTTTCAGGTCACGTGGACCATGATTGGTGGAGAGCTGGTGTACGGGGCGATGTCGTGA
- a CDS encoding amylo-alpha-1,6-glucosidase — MTDLAATLADTGRPLAERAVIGNGSPIGLLGSSTAYKQVWARDSMICTLGLMLCAGREGQEIARRSVRTLAAYQSRLGNIPHNVGFTGIPDPALIAHGGALHVGEDAPTVVVDSAHAGCIDNSLWFILGNYYLHRSDGDTGRLRDLWPHLQRAYTWLEYQDSNECGLLEVHEAMDWADLFANRYNSLWPNVLWFAAQRAMAHMSGALGESDEVYSARAEDIRFKINTLLWVGPEVDKDMAWIERHRKEWLYPVRLTTLVLQERPYFLPYMAFRDYEDRFDTFGNLIAILFGLASDVQAHKILDYIHSAGVNEPWPVKAIYPPVQPGDKDWREYYRLRNLNLPNHYHNGGIWPFIGGFYVAALVKTGRLREAAWQLDRLAQMDQLSRTPGLEWDFNEWHHGLTGRPSGFRGQSWSAAMFVYAHECVRRGECPVFNAGEGWA, encoded by the coding sequence ATGACTGACCTCGCGGCCACCCTCGCCGACACTGGCCGTCCCCTCGCCGAGCGCGCCGTGATCGGGAACGGCAGCCCCATCGGCCTGCTCGGGTCGAGCACCGCGTACAAGCAGGTCTGGGCGCGCGACAGCATGATCTGCACGCTTGGGCTGATGCTGTGTGCCGGCCGAGAAGGTCAGGAGATCGCGCGCCGTTCGGTCCGCACGCTCGCGGCGTACCAGTCGCGGCTGGGCAATATTCCGCACAACGTCGGCTTCACCGGGATTCCCGACCCGGCCCTGATTGCGCACGGCGGCGCGCTCCACGTTGGAGAGGACGCCCCCACGGTCGTGGTGGACAGCGCGCACGCCGGCTGCATTGACAACAGCCTGTGGTTCATTCTCGGCAACTACTATCTGCACCGCAGCGACGGTGACACTGGACGGCTGCGCGACCTGTGGCCACACCTGCAACGCGCCTACACCTGGCTGGAGTACCAGGACAGCAACGAGTGCGGCCTGCTCGAGGTGCATGAGGCGATGGACTGGGCGGACCTGTTCGCCAACCGCTACAACAGCCTGTGGCCCAATGTGTTGTGGTTCGCCGCGCAGCGTGCCATGGCGCACATGAGCGGCGCCCTCGGTGAAAGCGACGAGGTCTACAGCGCGCGCGCCGAGGACATCCGCTTCAAGATCAACACGTTGCTATGGGTGGGTCCGGAGGTCGACAAGGACATGGCCTGGATTGAGCGCCATCGCAAGGAGTGGCTGTACCCGGTCCGCCTGACCACCCTCGTGCTACAGGAACGCCCCTACTTCCTGCCGTACATGGCGTTCCGAGACTACGAGGACCGCTTCGACACGTTCGGAAACCTTATCGCGATTCTGTTTGGGCTCGCCTCGGACGTGCAGGCCCACAAGATCCTCGATTACATCCATTCGGCTGGTGTCAACGAACCGTGGCCGGTCAAGGCCATCTACCCACCGGTGCAACCCGGGGACAAGGACTGGCGTGAGTACTACCGCCTGCGCAACCTCAATCTGCCCAACCACTATCACAACGGCGGCATCTGGCCCTTCATTGGCGGCTTCTATGTCGCTGCCCTGGTCAAGACTGGACGGCTGCGTGAGGCGGCCTGGCAACTTGACCGGCTCGCGCAGATGGACCAGCTATCGCGCACGCCAGGCCTGGAGTGGGATTTCAACGAGTGGCATCACGGCCTTACCGGGCGGCCCAGCGGTTTCCGCGGGCAGAGCTGGTCCGCAGCGATGTTCGTGTATGCGCACGAATGTGTGCGGCGCGGCGAGTGCCCGGTATTCAACGCCGGCGAGGGCTGGGCATGA
- a CDS encoding beta-N-acetylglucosaminidase domain-containing protein, with amino-acid sequence MEINMHPERRGVLEAFYGRPWSWSERHDTLDFMRETGFNAYLYAPKNDPIHRNRWREPYATTEWAQFARLYAHAQEAGVELIFGLSALAFQYTDAAHLAALRGKLRAAQRCGIRSFALLLDDIPSHFENSRDATAFPDLARAQAWLANELLADVGEDGEFYFCPTEYHGSGNSAYLWALGASVDARTQILWTGPDVCSPAISVADLSRVTDALRRKPVLWDNFPVNDLDMQHDPHVAPLRGRTPELIAATAGYFAAAGALPAASRVALRTTAAFLRGPHRYDPDAAFTEAARASTATPQEAEAVLFLADLARRSPLVGPEGALHHALWPAIDAFWAARGGAPAEAGPDVPRRPATQPVTPSEAPLRQLVRDMEVHAETLAHLVDLALRADLAPWTAKLAGWARVAKYALGALDHPHDARAREYVLEEIALVRENFHWVAGDTFDTFARRCVWAAETLAQAGGAAQERA; translated from the coding sequence ATGGAGATCAATATGCATCCTGAACGGCGCGGTGTTCTCGAGGCCTTTTACGGCCGTCCCTGGTCGTGGAGTGAGCGGCACGACACGCTCGATTTCATGCGAGAGACTGGTTTCAACGCTTACCTCTACGCTCCCAAAAACGACCCTATCCACCGCAACCGCTGGCGGGAACCGTACGCGACCACTGAATGGGCGCAGTTCGCGCGCCTGTATGCCCATGCCCAAGAGGCCGGCGTGGAGCTCATTTTTGGGCTGAGTGCCCTGGCGTTTCAGTACACCGACGCCGCGCACCTCGCGGCGCTGCGCGGCAAACTGCGCGCGGCGCAGCGCTGCGGCATCCGTTCGTTCGCGCTGTTGCTCGACGACATTCCCAGTCACTTCGAAAACAGCCGTGACGCCACAGCGTTCCCCGATCTGGCGCGGGCGCAGGCGTGGCTCGCCAACGAACTTCTGGCAGACGTCGGCGAGGACGGTGAATTCTACTTCTGCCCGACCGAGTACCATGGCAGCGGCAACTCCGCGTATCTGTGGGCCCTGGGGGCCAGCGTGGACGCCCGCACGCAGATCCTGTGGACCGGGCCTGACGTGTGCAGCCCAGCCATCAGCGTCGCCGACCTGAGCAGGGTGACCGACGCGCTGCGCCGCAAACCCGTCTTGTGGGACAACTTCCCCGTCAACGACCTCGACATGCAGCACGACCCGCATGTCGCGCCGCTCAGAGGCCGCACGCCTGAGCTGATCGCCGCCACTGCGGGGTATTTCGCCGCCGCAGGGGCGCTGCCCGCGGCGAGCCGCGTCGCGCTGCGCACCACCGCCGCCTTCCTGCGCGGCCCGCACCGCTACGACCCGGACGCGGCCTTCACCGAGGCAGCACGCGCCAGCACCGCCACACCGCAGGAGGCTGAGGCCGTACTGTTTTTGGCCGATCTTGCGCGCCGCAGCCCGCTCGTCGGACCGGAGGGTGCGCTGCATCACGCGCTCTGGCCGGCCATCGACGCGTTCTGGGCCGCGCGTGGCGGGGCTCCGGCGGAAGCCGGCCCCGACGTGCCGCGGCGCCCCGCCACGCAACCCGTGACACCCAGCGAGGCGCCCTTGCGGCAGCTGGTGCGGGACATGGAAGTGCACGCCGAAACGCTCGCTCACTTGGTTGACCTTGCCCTGCGTGCCGATCTCGCGCCTTGGACCGCCAAACTCGCCGGCTGGGCACGCGTCGCGAAGTACGCGCTGGGCGCGCTCGATCACCCACACGACGCCCGCGCTCGCGAGTACGTTCTTGAGGAGATCGCCCTTGTCCGTGAAAACTTCCACTGGGTGGCCGGTGACACCTTCGACACCTTCGCGCGGCGCTGCGTGTGGGCCGCCGAGACGCTGGCGCAGGCCGGGGGCGCCGCCCAGGAGCGCGCATGA
- a CDS encoding four-carbon acid sugar kinase family protein: MGMSPRLGIVADDITGAGDIGGLLAKHGYAVRILSQGADWEALSARFVQERTDALIIDTDSRFLPSRQAQARVIRATRALQAAGCGAYWKKTCSVFRGNVGAEFDAMLQVLGLESGVAIAAFPKNGRSTLRGEHFVRGVPLPDTEFGQDPVHPRRERSIVRDLQSQTGRHVISLPIETVRAGPDAVRAALVPPRSGYLLADAETQDDLKVLARALAHEPVFLGSSGLAEELPGVWPPVPPFAPLHGARWTHPHRVIMIAASVMPQTRAQVEGYMESGGTVHELDVPLTLTDPSAAGAQLAAQARRTVEMRGTVLLRSPNTPEGVRAAHAHGASLGLTAVGVSQRVSTTLAQAARDAAQHTGTAKLIALGGDTAAALTRALGVTHTVVVEELSPGLPSTYAPDQGLLLVLKSGSFGPPDFLARAVSHLQQAGKA; encoded by the coding sequence ATGGGTATGAGTCCCCGCCTGGGCATCGTGGCGGACGACATCACCGGTGCCGGTGATATCGGCGGTCTGCTCGCCAAGCACGGCTACGCCGTCCGGATCCTTTCCCAGGGCGCCGACTGGGAAGCCCTCAGCGCCCGCTTCGTGCAGGAACGCACCGACGCCCTGATCATCGATACCGACTCGCGCTTTCTGCCGTCCCGGCAGGCCCAGGCCCGGGTCATTCGGGCGACGCGCGCCCTGCAGGCTGCCGGCTGCGGCGCGTACTGGAAGAAGACCTGCTCGGTGTTCCGGGGCAATGTCGGCGCGGAATTCGACGCGATGCTGCAGGTGCTCGGCCTGGAGTCCGGCGTCGCCATCGCCGCATTTCCCAAGAACGGCCGCTCGACGCTGCGCGGCGAACACTTTGTGCGCGGCGTCCCCCTCCCGGACACCGAATTCGGACAGGATCCGGTGCATCCGCGCCGCGAACGGAGCATCGTGCGTGATCTGCAAAGTCAGACCGGGCGCCACGTCATCAGCCTGCCTATCGAGACCGTGCGGGCCGGTCCGGACGCCGTGCGCGCCGCCCTCGTGCCGCCCCGCTCCGGTTACCTGCTTGCGGACGCCGAGACCCAGGACGATCTGAAGGTGCTTGCCAGGGCCCTTGCACATGAGCCGGTGTTTCTTGGGTCCAGCGGTCTCGCCGAGGAACTTCCGGGGGTCTGGCCGCCGGTGCCCCCCTTTGCGCCGCTGCATGGCGCGCGCTGGACCCATCCACACCGCGTGATCATGATCGCCGCCTCCGTCATGCCGCAGACCCGCGCACAGGTGGAGGGGTACATGGAGAGTGGCGGGACCGTCCACGAACTCGACGTGCCCCTGACCCTGACTGACCCGAGCGCCGCGGGCGCGCAACTCGCCGCTCAGGCGCGCCGCACCGTTGAAATGCGCGGCACGGTGCTGCTGCGTTCACCCAACACGCCCGAGGGGGTCCGTGCGGCGCATGCGCATGGGGCGTCACTCGGCCTCACGGCTGTGGGGGTCAGCCAGCGCGTCTCGACCACGCTCGCGCAGGCTGCGCGGGACGCAGCCCAGCACACGGGGACGGCCAAGCTCATCGCACTCGGCGGGGACACAGCGGCCGCGCTCACCCGTGCGCTCGGCGTCACGCATACGGTCGTCGTCGAAGAACTCTCTCCCGGACTGCCCAGCACCTATGCTCCCGATCAGGGCCTGCTGTTGGTTTTGAAAAGCGGCTCGTTCGGCCCGCCCGATTTTCTGGCGCGCGCGGTCTCGCACCTGCAGCAGGCAGGGAAGGCATGA